From a region of the Malania oleifera isolate guangnan ecotype guangnan chromosome 12, ASM2987363v1, whole genome shotgun sequence genome:
- the LOC131144235 gene encoding uncharacterized protein LOC131144235: protein MTEPQNPNSAPNHLPPPPPSSGDSGKFIDGAATSSSQKVRYPNPPDLSNPDPATLRDQWRFAIRQYSKWYSHAWGTAILAGVSFFALGWIIKGSNPLPSRHDDSPASSSSDSREPER from the coding sequence ATGACTGAGCCCCAAAATCCTAATTCTGCTCCGAACCATCTTCCGCCCCCTCCTCCATCCTCCGGAGATTCAGGCAAATTCATCGACGGCGCCGCCACTTCCTCAAGCCAGAAGGTCCGCTACCCGAATCCACCCGACTTATCGAACCCGGACCCGGCAACCCTGAGGGACCAATGGAGGTTTGCCATTCGGCAGTACAGCAAATGGTACTCGCATGCCTGGGGCACCGCCATTCTCGCCGGGGTCTCGTTCTTCGCCCTTGGATGGATCATCAAGGGCTCCAACCCCTTGCCATCCAGGCACGATGATTCCCCTGCATCTTCATCGTCTGATTCGCGCGAACCTGAGCGATGA